The genomic window CAATGGGGTATTCTGTGCATATGGAAGAGAACTAACCATAACAATTTGGCAATTATCCtggaaagaatcaaatatcaGGACCATTAATGGATGGTTTGTGGGGACTTCAAAATACTCACGATGCTTTTGAGTCAGCAGGCGGGCTATACTAAGTACCCTTGCTTCTTATGCTTATGGGATAGTAGAGCCAGAGAACAGCATTGGACTAAAAGTGATTGGCCACCCTgagaaactttaaaacctggagtgaaaaatgttatcaatactaCTTTGGTGCCGCCAGTTTTGTTGCCACCTCTCCAAAACAAATTGgggttgatgaaacaatttgtaaaatcactGCAAGAGGATGGAGACTGTTTTAAATAGCTATGTAAAAAAAGCTGTCAGAAGCAAAGTTGAAAGAGGGAGTTTTCACTGGCCCCGACCTAAAAAGGCTTTTAACCGACACCCTCTTTGTGGAAAGTATGAATGAGAAGGAAAAAGAAGCTTGAGTATCGTTCAAGGATGTATTGCGaaagtttttgggaaatactAAGGATCCTGATTACAAAACCATTGATCAACTAGCAGCATACGAAGCTCAACGCTGCAAGATAAGCCTGTAGGTCCATTTTTTACACTCCCACATACACTATTTTCCTGAAAACCTGGGAGCTTACAGTGAAGAACAATGGGAGCGGTTTCACCAGGATGTCCGCGATATCGAGAGACGGTATCAAGGAAGATGGGATGTCATTATGCTTGCAGGCTaccgtataatttttaataaacgagtgattttaccaattttttctgtttgaatttgcaaaaaaaccttacgtgatagaaaaaaatggccatcacttctgaaatcagcgcattctaaaacatataatttagtaattttagtaatttttttttgcagacctttgtaatttattattaagttcatCACTAGCACACTGTATAAACCATACTTAgctaaataattttctgaatataATACTTACTTAGGTTGCTTACTATTTTCAATATGGTaagtaaattgataatttttaataacattactAGGTGAATCTTCATCTGCACACAATTGATTTTTTGGACATGGTATTTGTCGTAAAAAATCTCCTAATCCCGTTGGATTACACTTTGAATTATACGctgtttgatttaatttattaaacattaatttacaaGCTTTCGATTTATCATATACACTACGATTGccataatattctaaaaaatgatTACGATCAAGCACAGCAAATGTTATAGGAACAGTAAAATTATGTTTCGATGtaatatttccaaatatataTCCATGCGTTTCTTTTGGATGATGTTTATCTGTTTTTTGGAaaccaaattttattagaaaactaaaGAAATCTGTTGTACGAAATGCCCCTTGTATATGCGTactgtttacatttaaaataaatattgatattattataaaatatataaatattattctatataaatacattttttttttattttgttctttgtataaatatttttattttgatttagttAAAACATTAGGTTAATAACAATTatctttaatcaaaataataatgacaGAATTTTGACATATGTAATCCTAGGCTATGTGTATAtgacaataaattgttttagtcgagtcttttcttttcattattcgTTTTTCTTCACTTGAATAAATTCGAAAgacaaataatattcaataatcaTTTTTAGCGGGAAAATTGAGCAAGTAAGCTTTGGCATTTGATCTacgttgaaaatttgtttgtttttaataccgatttttctttgttaaaacaaaatattattaattcaaaatttcctATTTACGAAGACATtgactatatattttattattgataccATTTCATTGTTGATAATAATTAGTTTCTCTATTAAACACTCTAATATAAGAGTGTAAAGCATGTGTAAAGTAAGCGATATTTTCGTGCTTAGAATGAAATatctgaaaattgttttaaaatcttcTCGAATCACTTTATAGAGTAAATTTGAtcgaaaaaagtataaaaatcggccACTTTGGCGATAGACGCGTAATTTAtgatatattgattaaaatcgTATCGAGAGTTTATATCTCTTTCAATTCTAAAATAATCTGGAGTTTTAGTGTCTTTGGATTATTTAGGATAATATGGATCCCTTATTATTCGACAAAGTTCGAGAAATTTTATGTATGCTTACGTGGGGAGAGGGAGgtcaaaaatcatcaaaattatgcttaatacgtaattaatgaatggacCCTTACTCTTTCCAAATTACACCGATTTTCTTGGAACAAgtcacctttcaaacaaaaaaaaaaaacagcatttACATCGGATAACCTGTAAGAGCTACGGTACCACAGATAGatacatacacatagcggtcaaacttataacacccttttttttatgatttaagtaATAACAGCATGAAAAGtaccaaattattaataatttaaaaaacgctCATGGATTATTGAGAAGTTTCTTACAACTGGCTCGCATGGCTCTGAGGTTATAATTCTTTAAAAGGAAAgggtaataattaatattggtaaaactataaattataaacacccaaataaatgaatatcatttatttaaataatgtatcatCATTCAATAAGTACAATTAATAGTATCGttcataaacatataatttattgacATCCAAAAAAAGAATTctgtcttttatatttatttgtttttgaaaaacaattcaaCCAATTTGtatcaatatattatatgttataataaatcattcagttcctacataaaaataatttaggatttaataacagaacaggaaaaaacatttaaaatataaataaataattttcagtaaaacgtttaacaaaattcaataatatgaTACTgactaaaaacaaaacaaaaaaatctaaaattaatttaaaaaatattaaacgtatttttttaaCCTGATAAGTACACATATCTTTGATCATCTTCATTTGGTCTCGTTTTTGTGTGTTACCTTCCTAAATAATTGGATAACGCCAATAATCCAAAACTACTTATCAAAAACCAACTGGCTGGTAAACTTGAAAGAAGTCTATACCGCtcatctattttaaataaattttcaataatatatttgaaaaatatttttatatttacatattttattaaaaaattagttgaaatatttcgtaacaaaaaattaaaaagtttgaaaactcGGTGTTGAAATGAAACATTATGCAGAtgtaattgagaaaaaaattattctagtaTGTCggaagtattttaaattaaaaagattttcctCCTAAAAACCCGTATTTTTGCTGTATATTCAATGCATCTTTTGGAACAGGGGAAAAAATGATGTGACCAGATTAGATCAAGCGGGAGAGTCTTGGTAGAgccaaatgtattttttaatttaaaggaaaaataaaataaaatccatcATATGTTAGAAATATGCTTAAAACTGTCCTATCTTAAGATCACAAAGTTGAAGATTTTGGACAATAAATTAACTGTTCATTGAGCGTAGAACCGAGCGGAGACATATTCATAAGgtctatattttttcataattaatatgagtttttatacaatgatttcattatttatgttgtaatattgcttatattttgaaataatattgtttatttaaaatataggcAATACTATTATATTAATGATAAACTCCTTGTATGAAAACGCACTGAACACACTGAAAATTTCGGCacactattattaattttatacaaagatACGCTGCCTGATTGACTCCcgtgtaaatatttcaaatgttctttaaaatattttgttaaggcAATCGTTCATTAACAGCGTTTTTAGCGTATTTTCGTTAATCGcggtaattaattatacattttataaaaatatgcgtACCTTATTCCCAagaatttcaaacttttaaatttctaatcaaaataatgttagtacaataaaaattattaacaaaaaataaacaacttacaacaaaataatattacaaaaataaaataaacacttcAAAAATTGTGTAAACATAATATGGCAGAAgctacaaaaaaagaaaatctacAAAAAAGCCCACCTccaccataaaaaaaaaaaattgaaaaggaaaTGCAGAATAAATAGCAGATAAAAAAGAGGTGCGGAATACATAATAGCCAATtgtttcaaatgtttattttacctGTCATTGCAATTGATTTTTTAGTTTGTGCCCATCCTAGCGAACGATGTACAGCCATTTTCCATTTATTGTACCTTGCATCACgttctttaaacaaaaaattaattatcaaattaattaactaacttaaaaattttaatttaaaaaattgaagatgCACTATATTTcatccaaaaaatcgaaacttaCCATCATCTGTGGTTGTCGGTAAGAAAGTATCGGTAGGAACACTATCCGGTTGCTCGTAAATATCCCAAATTTGTATACCATCAGCCTGACCTGCTGCCATTGCAACACCTAATGCTGTAACATCTGGCGTTTGTGCTCTAACtgcagataaaataaaatttaatctatttattatttgtttgtttactaaattttgtatccaaattttaatcaaataataattacaaaatttcgtTTAAACATACTTACAAACAGGTATTCCGCTAATATCTGCTTGTAGttgcattaataaattattttgagtcATTTTTCCGTCAACATGAAGCTTTGTTAATGGAAAACCACAATCTTTATTCATTGCTTCCATAATATCTCTCGTTTGAAAGCATACACTTTCTAAAGCTGCCCGTATAATATGACCTTTCGTTGTGAATGCTGTTAAACCACAAATAATTCTGAAAAGTATTTAACGATATAAGTAATGTCCAAATTAAAACAGTGAAAATAGTAAAAGATGCCAGGGaaataacagtttttatagaCAACTTGCAAACTGCATacttataaaactattaaatattcatgCGACCAccagaaaatcattttgtctcTCAATATATTACTTTTCCAAACatggtttaaatatttaagtaaaatttgaaattcgcCTCAATTCTTGGATTTAgtttttgtagtaaatttttatgaggCCTGATGGCTACTGgtagaaaaagataattttaaaataatattaatatagatTTTTAACTCAGTAGCTACATGTTTTTGAGaatctgtattttaaataatttatttaccctCGAGCATCCTTCCTCCAATATGGAGCGTATAAACCCTTAAAAGCTGGAACAAAGTATACATCCCCCGTTGAGAAAACTTCTTGTGCTAATGTCTCCGTATCGCGATTAACATCAGAAATTAAACCTAAATTATCACGTAACCATTTAATAGCTGCTCCGGCTACAGCTACAGAACCTATTGaccaaaaaatgaattaaagtaagtttgataataaatataggCCATACAACATAAAGTCTACTACTTTAATAGTTTAAACCACTTATGTAATACTCCTATATGATCAGTTCCTATGAGTCGAAGGTGTCCCGACAAAGTAAGACAGATAGTTCGTGCTCTCTGTCTTCCAAGTGATTAAGCCTGTTCTGCGCATCTGCAACTGTTATTTTAATACCATATATGGAATTGTCAAGTTGACAAGCATGTGCATTGTGATCAAAGCCTCGTGGAGGATAGAGAATAAAATATTGTCGGCACCGTAATATTGAGACATTCTGTCCCATGCCGACTGACCATATAGGAGTATCATATATATGGTTAAAACATTTAAGGAAGTTAGACACATTAAATTTGAAAGATAAATTTCCTAAAGGGTGAAGAAATATACTACGAAAAAAGTATCATTCAATTCAGCTATTACATTGTATAATGTAATTCAGTTATTAttagagttctatcaaaccgAAGTGGCACTGTGAAAGAGATATATATGTATGGGCACTCATACTATACTCTCTCAGTGCCACTTtgttttgatagaactctagCAATATAATTCAGTTATTACATTGCTAAACAAACATCGGCTTTTCCtttgttaaattgtattatttgacAAAGATAAAAGACAATAGGTATTTTTTtactagaaaagttttttgaaatacataTGAAGCAAAagcgaataaatatttttaaataaaaaggtctactgaagataatttttgtataaaatatgtaaataatgataatttaataaaaaaaatgcaataatcacTTTGCCCGATActttgaaaattgcaatttttaggTAATCAGAAGATATTTTCGTCTCCATTGTTTCAAATATGGGATAAAATAACTTTTGGCAATTTTCTTGGTAATATTTCTGGCTACTAGAATTTTCGTGGATTTTccttttaaatttctatacttGATAAAATGAATTGCTAAAATGTATATCGACCAAACAACTAAAAACTTGTAGAGATGTTAAATCGTAGGTATTTGGAACCATATGTTAGTGAAAATTGGCGAAAGGTTTCCAAAGTAAATGAGGAACTTCGAGGCGATATGTGAACAAATATTATcagtgaatttttaataatgtttaatttggGACTAggtaattttagtaaaattaacactttcaaatttttggtcactTGCCACCCATGAATCCCCCACTATGTTGCGGGGTCCTGCAGTCTGGTAATTCCGCCACTGTAATTGATGTGTATTgtcaataattgatttatgtttgatataaattttgtttgatgtaTATTGACGCGCAAGATTGACGGAGCTAATTGATCGTTTAGGAACGttattgtcaatatttttgtagtcaacaatcaaataataaactgaaacaATAGACGCACCAAATTTTCAGCGAGTATCTCAAATGTTTGAACTCAAAAGTTCTAATAATTATACTAGCAAATTTTCACGACAAAACAATGACTATATAAATTTGCCTCGAATGTGTTAACCTCTAAGTAGATGATAGTGATTATGTTTTACCTTCTAATGCATACACAGGCGCTGCTTCTTTCCCCATTTTATACGCAATTGTCGTTACTAAGCCATGAGAAGATTGTACTTTCTGGAataataaaccttttttaaactaactttcTACCGTTGACTTAATAATACGACTTACGGTTACGCCAGTATTGTATAGCAAAAAACAACCGCTTCTGTATGTATTTTTAGCTTGACCTTGTTTTAAACATCTTTGCCCAACTAAAGCAGCTTGTTGATTACCtaaaatctatatatttttcaacattaatttcaaaaaaacgtagtaaaaatttaggaaacaaaaatttctttaccCCAGAAATTGGTATACCACctaaagatgaaaatttttttacataaccaTAAATTTCAGAACTACTACGTATTTCTGGTAACATTTCTGGCCGTATCTCAAATGTTCGACATAGTAATGGATCCCAATTTAATGTATCAATATTCATAAGCATTGTCCGAGATGCATTTGTGACGTCTGTAACATGGATTCCTCCATTTATTCCACCAGTTAAAttctaaaatcaaataaatgttaAGCAATATTTGGCAATTATGCTGAATTAAGACTATCCTTTCTTTTTCGATTATATCATATTAGTTCTATCTAATGTTTACTCGACGACGAATTGATCATAGGacaaatgttttgaattttcaatcaaacaaaaaacaagtcatgaataaaaaaacttttaacaaaaataaaaccgacttcaaaagaaaaatttttccaaaaaaagaaacaactctggcagaacagtttgcaacattagcttggctgacaccgactccaaaaataaaaataattttaactataacattatattatcgttattttttttctttttagtgtattttaatttgttttggaaaaatttttcttttgaagtcggtttagtttttttttttattttgtgatttttagtgaatctgaagtgcactaactaatttatcactaaaaaaagaatcatcgaaatcggttggcgtgatattgagttattcattctcttgccgtgcatacttaatgcaagtttaagacttttatgattttctaatGGATATCGTTAtcagaactcgaccaaaataaaatgggaccacacgggaagcactagctttcaaatagataaagaattatcaaaatcggttcacccagtcaaaagttctgaggtaacaaacatgtaaaaaaaaaaaaaacagtcgaattgataacctcctcctgttttgtttgaagtcggttaaaaatataacaacttGAATTATTTACTTCGATATTTAgctattatttcaattaaaaagtcAATCTGCCGTAGAgtcattcaattcaattttttatgattaagtaaTATAGATATTTACCCAAACAATCCATGTATCTACTGTTCCGAATAAACATCGTTTTTCTCGACAGCTTTTTTTTACAGCAGGTACATTATCTTTAAGCCATCGTAATTTTAAAGCACTAAAATATGGCGAAACTGGTAAACCGCATATTGGTTTTAAATGATTCTTATTATTATCTGGTAATTTAGCTAATATATGATCCACTGTTTTATCTGTTCGTATATCATTCCAAACTAAATTAGgataaaatatagtaattaatatcatagaaaaacaattgtttataaatttttgcaataatattattaaggaTTGCAACTTTTtgaagatataaatttttaatatttctttctcCAAATCTTTTCACTATATCTAAGTTCCTAATTGAACACCTAATTGCACAGGACTCATACTAAAAGCGAAAAAGctaaattattgatttgaaattttcaacaacaaatCTTGAACTGGGTTCGCCCAACAACATAAATAAGAATGTTTATATCCCCGATTAAAATATTATcctatttttactataaaaatcaaagtttatttACCAATTGCATTATAAAGAGGTTCTCCAGTAATTTTATCCCAAACAATGGTCGTTTCTCGTTGATTTGTAATTCCTAAGGTGACTATATCGGATATTTCATAtcctgaaataaaataaaacttgat from Chrysoperla carnea chromosome 2, inChrCarn1.1, whole genome shotgun sequence includes these protein-coding regions:
- the LOC123292030 gene encoding glycerol kinase-like; protein product: MVVNTMPEPIFPRKFKKEQLIGVIDAGTKTTQFVVFKSQHSLELVSHQIDIGQKIPQEGWLEQDPLEIISAIKICVENIKDKLHSLGYEISDIVTLGITNQRETTIVWDKITGEPLYNAIVWNDIRTDKTVDHILAKLPDNNKNHLKPICGLPVSPYFSALKLRWLKDNVPAVKKSCREKRCLFGTVDTWIVWNLTGGINGGIHVTDVTNASRTMLMNIDTLNWDPLLCRTFEIRPEMLPEIRSSSEIYGYVKKFSSLGGIPISGILGNQQAALVGQRCLKQGQAKNTYRSGCFLLYNTGVTKVQSSHGLVTTIAYKMGKEAAPVYALEGSVAVAGAAIKWLRDNLGLISDVNRDTETLAQEVFSTGDVYFVPAFKGLYAPYWRKDARGIICGLTAFTTKGHIIRAALESVCFQTRDIMEAMNKDCGFPLTKLHVDGKMTQNNLLMQLQADISGIPVFRAQTPDVTALGVAMAAGQADGIQIWDIYEQPDSVPTDTFLPTTTDDERDARYNKWKMAVHRSLGWAQTKKSIAMTDERYRLLSSLPASWFLISSFGLLALSNYLGR